One stretch of bacterium DNA includes these proteins:
- a CDS encoding phosphatase PAP2 family protein, with product MFRDRCSKILAYAILPLSSLLSYGLLDRRIAYLCAEIPDSVIDVLGPITDFGRSQGYLIGGALAALVFRFVLKQPRLLTAAVLLVSSVALSGIATNVLKLLVGRSRPYNLLRHDEYGFVPFKIDYAYNAFPSGHTATVVAVALSLSFAFPRWRIPLFSVGAVVASTRILMNHHFLSDVIMGMVLAIAITSTMARWTSCRTWGLAGMITDLDEWPARSLPGYRSARGPDSRGRGRLTRRPDRRPAADRAARGTGQAAGSAPDSRGGSR from the coding sequence ATGTTCCGCGACCGTTGCTCTAAGATTCTCGCATACGCCATTCTACCGCTGTCGAGCCTGCTCAGCTACGGCCTGCTCGATCGCCGGATCGCGTATCTCTGCGCGGAGATCCCCGACTCCGTGATCGACGTGCTCGGTCCCATCACGGATTTCGGCAGGTCGCAGGGGTATCTGATAGGCGGCGCGCTGGCGGCGCTGGTCTTTCGCTTCGTTCTCAAGCAGCCCCGGTTGCTGACGGCCGCCGTGCTCCTGGTCTCGTCCGTCGCCCTGTCGGGGATCGCCACCAACGTCCTGAAGCTCCTGGTCGGGCGCAGCCGCCCCTACAACCTGCTGCGCCACGACGAGTACGGCTTCGTGCCTTTCAAGATCGACTACGCCTACAATGCGTTCCCGTCGGGCCACACGGCCACGGTCGTCGCCGTCGCGCTCAGCCTCTCGTTCGCCTTTCCCCGCTGGCGCATCCCCCTGTTCAGCGTCGGCGCGGTCGTGGCGTCGACGCGCATCCTCATGAACCACCACTTCCTGAGCGACGTGATCATGGGCATGGTGCTGGCGATCGCGATCACCTCGACGATGGCACGCTGGACGTCGTGCCGGACCTGGGGACTGGCCGGGATGATCACGGATCTCGACGAGTGGCCCGCCCGGTCCCTGCCGGGCTACCGGTCCGCGCGCGGTCCGGACTCTCGAGGACGGGGACGGCTCACCCGGCGCCCGGACCGTAGACCTGCCGCGGACAGAGCTGCTCGGGGAACCGGTCAAGCAGCCGGCAGCGCACCAGATAGCAGAGGTGGCAGTCGCTGA
- a CDS encoding PAS domain S-box protein, which translates to MTVQTRGSRFHSTCPATRGLHLDRQQLAHSNDAGTVIGMMDESRYRRMFDAVQAGIIVQRADGEIVYANRMAAEILPPLAGDPVAMSSTDPAWRMSLADGTPVPGEDHPSMITLRTGKPLRNQVRGLFADDPAGTRWLLVNTEPVFEGDGRKPAEVIITFVDISELRRAEDTLRAERDRVQQYLDIASVMLVALDREGEVTLANRKALSLLGCREDELLGRNWFECCIPAASRAEVKTVFSRIMNGELEALEAFENHVQTRAGGMRLIAWRNTYLRDAAGRIIGTLSSGEDITDRREAEREREVLREQLLQSQKMEAIGRLAGGIAHDFNNLLTVIINNGDMLLESVSLSDPARRDIADIGRAARRAADLTSQLLSFSRKQIIDPRDIDINEAVARAEIMLRRLIGEDIDLLVMPDRDLKPTNFDPGQIEQILFNLAVNARDAMPTGGKLTIETQNVELDETYHRNHLQTRPGSYVMLAVSDSGQGMDEQTQKLVFEPFFTTKDTGQGTGLGLSTVYGIVKQHGGSIELYSELGRGTTIKILLPSSETPAGASAAKRERTAPAGSETILLLEDEQEVRRITRRILARLGYTVLEAAHPDEAIRLGGAEGAEMDLLLTDVVLPRMSGKTCFDELRAHMPDLKVIYMSGYTENVIAHRGVLDDGTHFLQKPFTKETLARKVREVLDS; encoded by the coding sequence ATGACGGTCCAGACCCGCGGCTCGCGTTTCCACTCGACCTGCCCCGCGACCCGCGGCTTGCACCTGGACAGGCAGCAGCTCGCCCACTCGAATGACGCCGGAACGGTGATCGGAATGATGGATGAGAGCCGCTATCGCCGGATGTTCGACGCCGTCCAGGCCGGGATAATCGTTCAGAGGGCCGACGGCGAGATCGTGTACGCCAACCGCATGGCCGCCGAGATCCTGCCGCCGCTCGCCGGCGATCCCGTCGCGATGTCAAGCACCGATCCCGCGTGGCGGATGAGCCTGGCGGACGGCACGCCCGTGCCCGGCGAGGATCATCCTTCCATGATCACCCTGCGGACCGGCAAGCCCCTGCGCAACCAGGTCCGCGGCCTGTTCGCCGACGACCCCGCCGGAACCCGCTGGTTGCTGGTCAACACGGAGCCGGTCTTCGAGGGGGACGGCCGGAAACCCGCCGAGGTCATCATCACCTTCGTCGACATCTCGGAACTGCGCCGGGCCGAGGACACCCTGCGCGCGGAGAGGGACAGGGTGCAGCAGTACCTCGACATCGCGTCGGTGATGCTCGTGGCCCTGGATCGCGAGGGCGAGGTGACCCTCGCCAACCGGAAAGCCCTCTCGCTCCTGGGTTGCCGCGAGGATGAGCTGCTGGGCCGCAACTGGTTCGAGTGCTGCATACCCGCGGCAAGCCGCGCCGAAGTGAAGACGGTCTTCTCGCGCATCATGAACGGCGAACTGGAGGCGCTCGAGGCGTTCGAGAACCACGTCCAGACGCGCGCGGGCGGGATGCGGCTGATCGCCTGGCGCAACACCTACCTGCGCGACGCGGCGGGCAGGATCATCGGGACGTTGAGCTCGGGCGAGGACATCACGGACCGACGGGAGGCCGAGCGGGAACGCGAGGTTCTCCGCGAGCAGCTCCTGCAGTCGCAGAAGATGGAGGCCATCGGCCGCCTGGCGGGCGGCATCGCGCACGACTTCAACAACCTGCTGACGGTGATCATCAACAACGGCGACATGCTGCTCGAATCCGTGTCCCTGTCGGATCCGGCGCGTCGGGACATCGCCGATATCGGACGCGCGGCCCGCAGGGCGGCCGACCTGACCAGCCAGCTGCTCTCGTTCAGCCGCAAGCAGATCATCGATCCCCGCGACATCGACATCAACGAGGCCGTGGCCAGGGCCGAGATCATGCTGCGCCGGCTGATCGGCGAGGACATCGACCTGCTCGTGATGCCCGATCGCGACCTGAAACCCACCAACTTCGATCCCGGACAGATCGAACAGATCCTGTTCAACCTGGCCGTCAACGCGCGGGACGCCATGCCCACGGGCGGCAAGCTGACCATCGAGACGCAGAACGTGGAGCTGGACGAAACCTACCACCGCAACCACCTGCAGACGCGGCCCGGCAGCTACGTGATGCTGGCGGTCAGCGACTCGGGCCAGGGCATGGACGAGCAGACCCAGAAGCTGGTCTTCGAGCCCTTCTTCACGACCAAGGATACAGGACAGGGCACGGGTCTCGGGCTCTCCACGGTCTACGGCATCGTCAAGCAGCACGGCGGCTCGATCGAGTTGTACTCCGAGCTGGGCAGGGGGACGACGATCAAGATCCTGTTGCCGTCCAGCGAGACGCCCGCGGGCGCCTCCGCCGCGAAGAGGGAAAGAACGGCCCCCGCCGGCAGCGAGACGATACTGTTGCTGGAGGACGAACAGGAGGTGCGGCGCATCACCCGCCGGATACTCGCCCGCCTGGGGTACACCGTTCTCGAGGCGGCGCACCCGGACGAGGCGATCCGTCTTGGCGGGGCGGAGGGCGCCGAGATGGACCTGCTGCTCACCGACGTGGTCCTGCCGCGCATGAGCGGCAAGACCTGCTTCGACGAGCTGCGCGCTCACATGCCGGATCTCAAGGTCATCTACATGTCCGGCTATACCGAGAACGTGATTGCGCACCGCGGCGTGCTGGACGACGGCACCCATTTCCTCCAGAAGCCCTTCACCAAGGAGACCCTGGCGCGCAAGGTGCGCGAGGTGCTGGATTCCTGA
- a CDS encoding phosphoenolpyruvate carboxykinase (GTP), with translation MLKLKKGVDILAHVGGIQSIDEARRLFKEKLDKKHLARLEKIKNKEALLKIANAIAMCQPDKVFITTGSPKDMAAVREMSLAKGEEKPLAMKDHTIHYDLPEEQGRIVDRTYYIINEGEPVSVLGNKMSRADALAYVKTHMTGIMKGKTMFVGFFSRGPAGAKMALPALEITSSTYVMHSGDMLYRHCYDRFDAQVKKAGYLLTNVHSEGQNRPEDLPNARVFMDRSWLTTFSTFCTYAGNTLLLKKGNHRFAVDLATYYGGGEELSEHMFITGMKEKSGRITWFAGAAPSGCGKTTTAMAGTEFIGDDLAQMWIDGRGTMRAINPEQGIFGIVADVNREGDPYLMKCLREKGTEVIWSNVLIDDKGVPHWMGNGEKHPKKGVNFQGEWFEGKTDKNGKEIPISHPNARCTLRGKAIGNYSPEVGESPKGAPVKVVTYSGRDADTMPPVWVGKNSDHGVVIGASIVSAATATEVGASGVKRQPWANAPFIPGALADYMRVQFKFFGSDKYSKKGRPVLAGLNYFLTHRARGGEGAKLLGEKRDVKAWLTWLARFAHGDYEGIETPIGFIPRYEELKETFAETIGKKYPKDLYDKQFSIYVDLILKRIDLQREAFGKEEKLPKQLFKVYAEWEKGLKALKKKFGAVVMPDQLG, from the coding sequence ATGCTGAAGCTGAAGAAGGGTGTCGACATCCTCGCGCACGTGGGCGGCATCCAGTCGATCGACGAGGCGAGAAGGCTGTTCAAGGAGAAGCTCGACAAGAAGCACCTGGCGAGGCTCGAGAAGATCAAGAACAAAGAGGCCCTCCTGAAGATCGCCAACGCCATCGCGATGTGCCAACCGGACAAGGTCTTCATCACCACCGGGTCGCCCAAGGACATGGCGGCTGTCCGGGAGATGAGCCTGGCGAAGGGCGAGGAGAAGCCCCTCGCCATGAAGGATCACACGATCCACTACGATCTGCCCGAGGAGCAGGGCCGCATCGTCGACCGTACCTACTACATCATCAACGAGGGCGAGCCGGTCAGCGTCCTGGGCAACAAGATGTCCCGCGCGGATGCCCTGGCATACGTCAAGACCCACATGACGGGCATCATGAAGGGCAAGACCATGTTCGTCGGCTTCTTCAGCCGCGGCCCGGCCGGCGCCAAGATGGCGCTGCCCGCCCTGGAGATCACCTCCTCGACCTACGTCATGCACTCCGGCGACATGCTCTACCGGCACTGCTACGACCGCTTCGACGCGCAGGTCAAGAAGGCCGGCTACCTGCTGACCAACGTGCACAGCGAGGGCCAGAACCGACCCGAGGATCTGCCCAACGCCCGCGTCTTCATGGACCGCAGTTGGCTGACCACCTTCAGCACCTTCTGCACCTACGCCGGCAACACGCTGCTGCTCAAGAAGGGCAACCACCGCTTCGCCGTGGACCTGGCCACATACTACGGGGGCGGCGAGGAGCTCTCCGAGCACATGTTCATCACCGGCATGAAGGAGAAGAGCGGGCGGATCACCTGGTTCGCCGGCGCCGCCCCGAGCGGCTGCGGCAAGACCACCACGGCCATGGCCGGCACCGAGTTCATCGGCGACGACCTGGCCCAGATGTGGATCGACGGCCGGGGCACGATGCGCGCCATCAACCCCGAGCAGGGCATCTTCGGCATCGTCGCCGACGTGAACCGCGAGGGCGATCCCTACCTGATGAAGTGCCTGCGCGAGAAGGGGACCGAGGTCATCTGGTCCAACGTCCTGATCGACGACAAGGGCGTGCCCCACTGGATGGGAAACGGCGAGAAACACCCCAAGAAGGGCGTGAACTTCCAGGGCGAGTGGTTCGAGGGCAAGACCGACAAGAACGGCAAGGAGATCCCCATCTCCCACCCGAACGCGCGCTGCACGCTGCGCGGCAAGGCCATCGGCAACTACAGTCCCGAGGTGGGCGAGTCCCCCAAGGGTGCGCCGGTCAAGGTCGTTACCTACTCCGGCCGCGACGCCGACACCATGCCTCCCGTCTGGGTCGGCAAGAACTCGGATCACGGCGTGGTGATCGGCGCCTCGATCGTCTCGGCCGCCACGGCGACCGAGGTGGGCGCCAGCGGCGTGAAGCGGCAGCCCTGGGCCAACGCCCCCTTCATCCCCGGCGCACTGGCCGACTACATGCGCGTCCAGTTCAAGTTCTTCGGCAGCGACAAGTACAGCAAGAAGGGCCGTCCGGTCCTCGCCGGCCTGAACTACTTCCTGACCCATAGGGCCCGCGGCGGCGAGGGCGCCAAGCTGCTGGGCGAGAAGCGCGACGTGAAGGCCTGGCTGACCTGGCTGGCCCGCTTCGCTCACGGCGACTACGAGGGGATCGAGACGCCCATCGGCTTCATCCCCAGGTACGAGGAGCTCAAGGAGACCTTCGCTGAGACTATCGGCAAGAAGTACCCGAAGGATCTGTACGACAAGCAGTTCTCGATCTACGTGGACCTGATCCTGAAGCGGATCGACCTGCAGCGCGAGGCCTTCGGCAAGGAGGAGAAGCTGCCGAAGCAGCTGTTCAAGGTCTACGCCGAGTGGGAGAAGGGACTGAAGGCGCTGAAGAAGAAGTTCGGCGCGGTCGTGATGCCGGACCAGCTCGGCTAG
- a CDS encoding formylglycine-generating enzyme family protein: MSRIWVLTVVLTVAASLAAAAEPPEGMVLIPGGAYAMGMHDGEDNPLHEVAVSPFYMDRTEVTNAGYLAFCEETGRDLPVFWGMELFRCGPDYPDNPIVGVSHSDAIAYAEWAGKRLPTEAEWEFAARGGLVGKMFPNGDDADPLAVNHKGAGYEGTLPVGSLLPNGYGLHDMSGNVREWVLDRYDPDYYRECPAENPQGPEQGRFRVIRGGGWYSGAFCNHIDRRNGLPSNFGDFNVGFRCAKDVETAAD, encoded by the coding sequence ATGAGCCGCATATGGGTGTTGACGGTCGTGCTGACGGTCGCCGCGTCGCTCGCCGCGGCCGCGGAGCCGCCCGAGGGCATGGTTTTGATACCAGGCGGCGCCTACGCCATGGGGATGCACGACGGCGAGGACAACCCCCTGCACGAGGTCGCCGTCTCGCCGTTCTACATGGACCGGACCGAGGTGACCAACGCCGGGTACCTGGCCTTCTGCGAGGAGACCGGGCGCGACCTGCCGGTCTTCTGGGGCATGGAGCTTTTCCGCTGCGGACCGGACTATCCGGACAACCCCATCGTGGGCGTCAGCCACTCCGATGCGATCGCCTACGCCGAGTGGGCCGGCAAGCGTCTGCCGACGGAGGCCGAGTGGGAGTTCGCCGCGCGCGGCGGGCTGGTGGGCAAGATGTTCCCCAACGGCGACGACGCCGATCCCCTCGCGGTCAATCACAAGGGGGCGGGATACGAAGGCACCCTGCCGGTCGGTTCGCTCCTGCCCAACGGCTACGGCCTGCACGACATGTCGGGAAACGTGCGCGAATGGGTGCTCGACCGCTACGACCCGGACTACTATCGCGAGTGCCCGGCCGAGAATCCCCAGGGGCCAGAGCAGGGACGCTTCCGTGTGATCCGGGGCGGCGGCTGGTACTCGGGGGCGTTCTGCAACCACATCGACCGCCGCAACGGCCTGCCGTCCAATTTCGGCGACTTCAACGTGGGCTTCCGGTGCGCGAAGGACGTGGAGACCGCGGCAGACTAG
- a CDS encoding peptidylprolyl isomerase — protein sequence MARAENGSTVKIHYTGRYEDGTVFDSSRERNPLEFTIGEGRTIEGFEESAIGMAPGDTKEITLGPDKAFGERDESMVQPIERSQIPEDIELEVGMPLQVQSPEGETYMVSVVALEGDAVTLDGNHPLAGLTLGFEIEMVEVG from the coding sequence ATGGCGAGAGCGGAAAACGGCAGCACGGTCAAGATCCACTACACGGGCAGGTACGAGGACGGTACGGTTTTCGACTCCTCCCGCGAACGGAACCCCCTGGAATTCACGATCGGCGAGGGCAGGACCATCGAGGGGTTCGAGGAGTCCGCCATCGGCATGGCGCCCGGCGACACCAAGGAGATCACCCTCGGGCCGGACAAGGCCTTCGGCGAGCGCGACGAGAGCATGGTGCAGCCCATCGAACGCTCCCAGATCCCCGAGGACATCGAGCTGGAGGTCGGGATGCCCCTGCAGGTTCAGTCGCCCGAGGGCGAGACCTACATGGTCTCGGTGGTCGCGCTCGAAGGCGACGCGGTGACCCTCGACGGCAACCATCCGCTGGCCGGCCTGACCCTCGGCTTCGAGATCGAGATGGTGGAGGTGGGCTGA
- a CDS encoding radical SAM protein, translated as MGDLKGLHVLLTYTCLYECDHCFLYCGPSAEGTFTLEQVETAIAQADGAGVEELFFEGGEPFLYYPLLEASVRLGKSRGLSCHLVTNCYWATTVRDAELWLAPLREAGLDSLSVSDDAFHCEDPGRSPARRAREAARNLGLAADSICIEAPAALAWPGQTKGEPVVGGDVLLKGRAVEKLAAGLPRRPFSCFTECTGEELASPSRVHLDPFGNVFVCQGVSIGNIWRTPLAEVMAAYDPSAHPIVGPLLQGGPAALAERYGLPEGEDYVSDCHLCYLVRCRLLDRFPEQLCPRQVYGPGAG; from the coding sequence GTGGGCGATCTGAAGGGCCTGCACGTCCTGCTGACCTACACCTGCCTCTACGAATGCGATCATTGCTTCCTGTACTGCGGCCCCTCCGCCGAGGGCACCTTCACGCTGGAGCAGGTGGAGACGGCCATCGCCCAGGCCGACGGCGCGGGCGTGGAGGAGCTGTTCTTCGAGGGCGGCGAACCCTTCCTCTACTATCCGCTGCTCGAGGCGTCCGTGCGCCTGGGCAAGAGTCGCGGCCTGTCCTGTCATCTCGTGACGAATTGCTACTGGGCGACCACGGTGCGCGACGCCGAGCTGTGGCTGGCGCCGCTGCGCGAGGCCGGGCTGGATTCGCTCTCGGTCTCCGACGACGCCTTCCACTGCGAGGACCCCGGGCGGAGCCCCGCCCGCCGGGCGAGGGAGGCGGCGCGGAACCTGGGCCTGGCCGCCGACAGCATCTGCATCGAGGCTCCGGCGGCCCTCGCATGGCCGGGACAGACGAAGGGCGAGCCCGTCGTCGGCGGGGACGTCCTGCTCAAGGGCCGCGCTGTGGAGAAGCTCGCCGCGGGCCTGCCGCGGCGGCCTTTCTCCTGCTTCACCGAGTGCACGGGCGAGGAACTGGCCAGCCCGTCGCGCGTGCACCTCGATCCCTTCGGCAACGTCTTCGTCTGTCAGGGCGTGTCCATAGGCAACATCTGGCGGACGCCCCTGGCGGAGGTGATGGCCGCCTACGACCCGTCGGCCCACCCCATCGTGGGACCGTTGCTGCAGGGAGGCCCGGCCGCGCTGGCCGAGCGGTACGGCCTGCCGGAGGGCGAGGACTACGTCAGCGACTGCCACCTCTGCTATCTGGTGCGCTGCCGGCTGCTTGACCGGTTCCCCGAGCAGCTCTGTCCGCGGCAGGTCTACGGTCCGGGCGCCGGGTGA